The following proteins come from a genomic window of Lolium rigidum isolate FL_2022 chromosome 5, APGP_CSIRO_Lrig_0.1, whole genome shotgun sequence:
- the LOC124652228 gene encoding R3H domain-containing protein 2-like, translating to MEAAEDAAAAPESWETADLDGAMSRLLLSSSSSSSTSARRVASSPDLADEGDDHDTPPLTATQTPASADDLVAQVDQFLREALEKPRERLSVLRMEQDILKFIHDPRQAQFEFQGLPTSYLRLAAHRLAQHYFLQSIAMPDPSLPDGTSSRIILRKTSAECRLPTIRLADIPVNLPQEDTSAVAAKVAIKQRPQKNHHGGAGAGANLSKGNLQKSVEERKEEYNKARARIFSTTSGGSDAPDGRPVEEVILPNTLHRSTSLELNSNTRYAQVSEPTLERSLTSTSSSSRSNRSRIDKEPPLSRGRQGNNRVAIFRDRDSERKDPDYDRSYDRYMQRFDPGFGFNGGAYTIQPLYAPAVTYNTEFPQLGSPQMSPVAVEQPHPMAQHMPGPWSPAQSPNAIGYRPADGVMPPYSPGQPGAPVRSSVFMHASQQYAMPSRPGVSFVHPQDSMRPFAQTHQQQQAEASLRLARPR from the exons atggaggcggcggaggacgccgcggccgCGCCCGAGTCGTGGGAGACGGCCGACCTCGACGGGGCCATGAGCcgcctgctcctctcctcctcctcctcctcctccacctccgcgcgACGCGTCGCCTCCTCGCCGGACCTCGCCGACGAAGGCGACGACCACGACACGCCACCGTTGACGGCCACGCAGACCCCCGCCAGCGCCGACGATCTCGTCGCGCAGGTCGACCAGTTCCTCCGGGAGGCGCTCGAGAAGCCCCGCGAGAGGCTCTCAG TGCTACGCATGGAGCAAGACATCCTCAAGTTCATCCACGACCCAAGGCAGGCGCAGTTCGAGTTCCAGGGCCTGCCGACGTCCTACCTGCGCCTCGCCGCCCACCGTCTGGCGCAGCACTACTTCCTGCAGTCGATCGCCATGCCAGATCCCAGCTTGCCCGACGGGACCAGCTCCCGGATCATCCTCCGCAAGACGTCGGCTGAATGCCGCTTGCCCACGATCCGCCTAGCTGACATTCCAGTGAACCTGCCTCAGGAAGATACCAGCGCTGTGGCTGCCAAAGTAGCTATCAAGCAAAGGCCCCAGAAGAACCACCATGGGGGTGCAGGTGCAGGTGCTAACTTGTCCAAAGGCAACCTTCAGAAGAGTGTTGAAGAGAGGAAAGAGGAGTACAACAAGGCACGTGCTCGCATATTTAGCACCACTAGCGGTGGCAGTGATGCGCCTGATGGAAGACCGGTTGAGGAAGTCATCTTGCCCAATACCCTACATAGGTCCACTTCCTTGGAGCTCAACTCAAACACCCGCTACGCTCAAGTGTCTGAACCTACCCTTGAAAGGAGTttgactagtacatcatctagcagCAGATCAAATAGAAGCAGGATTGACAAGGAGCCTCCACTCAGTAGAGGCAGGCAAGGCAATAATAGGGTGGCAATATTTCGCGACCGGGACTCAGAACGCAAGGATCCTGATTATGACAGAAGCTATGACAG GTACATGCAAAGATTTGATCCTGGTTTTggatttaatggaggcgcctatacCATTCAACCTCTGTATGCTCCTGCTGTTACCTACAACACTGAGTTCCCCCAGCTTGGGTCACCACAAATGTCTCCTGTTGCTGTTGAGCAGCCTCATCCAATGGCTCAGCACATGCCTGGGCCCTGGTCGCCGGCCCAATCACCTAATGCAATTGGCTACAGGCCTGCAGATGGTGTCATGCCACCCTACAGTCCTGGTCAACCTGGTGCTCCTGTCAGGTCTTCTGTTTTCATGCATGCTTCCCAGCAATATGCCATGCCTTCACGCCCAGGAGTCTCATTTGTACATCCACAGGATTCCATGCGACCATTTGCACAG ACTCACCAACAACAGCAAGCTGAAGCTAGTCTACGCCTAGCCCGGCCCCGGTGA